The DNA region TGTATCGCTTATGCTTGTTACAAGATTTATGCTGATAACCCAGATGCAAATATCTTAGTAGCTCCGTCAGATCATGTAATTATGAATATGCAGGAGTTCCAACGTGTATGTAAAGTTGTGTTGGATAGTGCCGAGCATACTGATTCTTTAATCACTTTAGGAATTAAACCTTCACGTCCTGATACAGGTTACGGGTACATTCAAGCTGAGCTTGATGGCTCACAGGGTGATCTGTTTAAAGTGAAAAACTTTACAGAAAAACCAAACTTAGAGAAAGCGGAGCAATTCTTAGCAAGTGGGGACTATTTGTGGAATGCAGGGATTTTTATTTGGAAGGCAGCTACAATTATCTCACAATTTGAGCAACATCTTCCAGAAGTTGCAGCTTTATTCCAAAAGGTAATGCCTTATTATCATACAGATGAAGAGGCAAAATATATCCATGAAATCTATCCACAATGTCCAGACATTTCGATCGACTATGGTATCATGGAGCATGCCGAAAGTGTTTATGTGATGCCTTCAGATTTTGGGTGGTCTGATCTTGGAACTTGGAAGTCTCTTTTCGAGTTAGCAGATAAGGATGAAGATACGAATGTACTCCAAGGTGATGTAGTTACTTATGAAACTAAGAACAGTATCATCAAGACTCCGAAAGAGCGTTTAGTTATTGTTCAAGGATTGGAGAATTATATAGTTGCTGAAAAAGACGATGTGTTAATCATTTGTCAGAAAGATCAAGAGCAACGTATCAAAGAGTTCGTTAAAAATATAAGCGAAACCAGAGGCGACAAATACAATTAATTGGACATATTTGTTTTTGTGTTGACCCGACAGTCTTTCGAGATTTGTCGGGTTTTTCTTTTTATAAATCTTAATGTTCAGATTGGTGAAATTTCTCTTTGCTTTTTCACTACATCAATCCTATCATTTATGGATACGTTAATATCCGTTAGCTGAAAATTTTATAATGAATAAATATTCACCTAAGCGGGAGCGTATGTTATCACTAATTCCTCTTGTACTATTCAAAGTTGCTAAAACACCTACTTAGAACTGTTTTTTCGCAGTTTCAAATCTCTTAATAACTTTAAATATTTTTAGAGTAAAATTGAAAATATCGTAAATAGTGTAGCTAATACATTTAAATATTTCAAAAATTAATATTTCCTAACAATTTGTTTTCAAAGAAATAAGTGTTTTCTTAGTAAAATATTAATACTATTTCTGAGTATATTTGAAGGTTGACAGAAGATTCTGTAAACCAAAGGTTAGAGCATATAATACATTTCAGATTAACAAACTGACATTAAAATACTCTCTCTAGGACTCTATGAGTCCGTTTTTTGGCGTGTCTAAACACTACTAAATGCCTTGCCTTGTTGCATAGGCCTTAAATATTACGCTTTGAGAAGTATTCATTGGATACTGAAATTCATTTAATACAAAGTGCATCATGCAAATAGGAGTACTAAAAGAACTACATGACCAAAGGGTGGCTATTACACCTGACTTGGTTAAAAAACTAGTTAAAAGTGGACATGAGGTAGTTTTCGAGAGCGGTGCTGGAGCAAAAGCTTTTGCCCAAGACGATGCTTACGAAGCTGCTGGTGCTAAGGCGCAAAATCGTGAAGCTGTAGTAGCTTCTTCTGATTTGTTAATGACAATCAAACCGATAGCGAAAGAGGAAATCGCTCAATTGAAAGACGGAGCAGTGCTTGTTTCTCAATTTCAGCCTTTCCAAGACGCTGCAGTTTGTGATGACTTCAGCACAAAGAACTTATCTACGTTCAGTTTTGACATGATCCCTAGAACGACTATCGCTCAGTCTATGGATATTCTTTCATCTATGGCTTCTATCTCAGGTTATAAAGCTGTATTGAAAGCGACTGAAGCTTTACCTCGCTACGTACCGATGCTTTCTTCAGCAGCGGGTACTATTCCTCCATCTAAAGTATTGATTTTGGGAGCAGGAGTAGCAGGTCTTCAGGCAATTGCAACAGCAAAACGCTTGGGTGGACAAGTTGAGGCTTTTGATACCCGTGCAGCTTCTAAAGAAGAAGTAATGTCTTTGGGTGCTAAGTTTGTAGAAGTAGCAGGTGCTGCTGACGACAAAGGTGCTGGAGGATATGCTGTAGAGCAATCAGAAGAGTACAAGCAAAAGCAACAAGCGCTTATTAAGGAGAAAATCCAGAAAGCGGATATCGTAATTACTACAGCTCAGTTGAGAGGACGTCCAGCTCCTACATTGATCACAGAAGAAATGGTTCAGAACATGAAACCAGGTTCTGTAATCGTAGATTTGGCTTCTTCTACAGGTGGTAACTGCCCACTTACAGAAGATAAAAAATCTGTAGTGAAGCATGGTGTAACGATCATTGGTGATTCAGAACTTTCTGATTTACTGCCTGAGCAGGCTTCACAATTGTATAGCCGTAACATCGAAAACTACTTGAAAATTTTCTTAAATGAAGAAGGTATTTCATATGATTTCGAAAACCAAATTATCCGTGAAAGCTGTCTAGTATTCAAGGGTAAGAAAGTATACGGAGATACTGATCAATTACTTCCTAAAAAAGAAGAAGTAGCTGAAAGTGTAGAGGCTTAAGCCCTCCTTTTTGATTCATTTATTTTAAAAGAATTACAATGGAACTGTTAATAAATTTTCTAGATCAATACCTAGCAATTATCACGGTACTTGTATTGGCTTCATTCTTAGGAATGGAGATTATCGGGAAAGTACCTACTGTATTGCACACGCCGCTTATGTCGGGTGCAAATGCAATTTCGGGTGTAGTAGTTATCGGAGCTGTTATTCTGATTCGTAGAGCAGAAGCGACTGACTACATCACTCTTGTACTTGGTTTCTTAGGAATCGTGCTTGCAATGATCAATGTTGTAGGTGGTTTCGCAGTAACCAACCGTATGCTTGACATGTTCAAGAAAAAGAAAAAATAAGGACCTATCGGGAACACATTGTTCTTCGACAGATTTTTCAACACTATTAAACTGGAATTACAGTGAATAACATTATAGATTTTCTGTATCTGATTAGTATTGTCGTTTTCATCGTAGGTCTGAAAGGACTTTCACACCCTGAAACGGCACGTAAAGGTAACTTGACTGCAGCCTTCGCAATGGGCGCAGCAATCATAATCTCTCTTTTTGCTCCAATGGAAGCAGGTGACAACAATTACCTTTGGATCATTGGTGGTATGCTTGTAGGTAGTGCAATTGGCCTTACAGCTGCCAAAAAAGTAGAGATGACAAAAATGCCAGAAATGGTATCTCTTTTCAATGGTTTGGGTGGTGCTTGTGCCATGCTTATCGGTATTGTAGAATTCAAACACTTGCCTGCTGGTACTGAAATGGTAAGCGGTGCGGTGTTCGCAAATATTTTCGCACTATTTATTGGTGCAGTATCTTTTACAGGTTCACTTATCGCTTGGGGTAAATTGAATGGTTCTCTTCGTGACAACTTGAAACTACCTTTCCCACAAGTATTGAATATCCTTACTTTGGTAGCGATTATTGGAGCAAGTGCATTACTAATGAGCAAGCCAGAGCTTGATTTTAACTTAGTATTTGCCATCCTAGGATTGTCATTGTTCTACGGTGTAGCATTCGTAACACCAATTGGTGGTGGTGATATGCCTGTAGTAATTTCATTATTGAACTCGTTTACGGGTATTGGTGCAACAGGAGCAGGTTTGATCTACGGAAATGATATCATGATTGTAGGTGGTATCTTGGTAGGTGCTTCGGGTATCATTCTTACAGTAATGATGTGTGAGGCAATGAACCGTTCATTGATCAATGTAATTATTGGAGGTCTTGGTGCTTCAAGCGGTGGAAGTGGTTCTGACCGTGAGCAAGTAGTAAAAGAAGTAAACCCTTCTGACCTTGCAATTCAATTGAAATATTCTGACAAAGTGACGATCGTACCAGGTTACGGTTTGGCTGTAGCACAAGCGCAGCACATTTGTCATGAGATTGAATCTATTCTTGAAGAAGAAGGAGTAGAAGTGAAATATGCAATTCACCCAGTAGCAGGTCGTATGCCAGGTCATATGAACGTACTTTTGGCTGAATCTGATGTTTCTTACGACAAACTTCAAGAACTAGAGGCTGCAAACTCAGAATTCCCTACTACAGATGTGGTATTGGTAATTGGAGCAAATGACGTTGTAAACCCTTCTGCAAAAGAAGATACAGCTTCTCCAATCTATGGTATGCCAATCTTGGATGTAGAGCTAGCGAAGAACGTTGTAGTCTTCAAACGTGGTATGAGTACTGGTTACGCTGGTGTTCAGAACCCACTATTCTTTGGCGATCGTACAAAGATGCTTTTCGGAGATGCAAAAGCTTCTTTGACAAAATTGAAAGAAGAAATCGCCAATGCTTAATTCTTAGAATTGATTGCGAAAATCCGATTTATATTAGCCATACAGCTTTAGAGTTGTGTGGCTTTTTTTGTATCCTTATTTAGTTTG from Sediminitomix flava includes:
- a CDS encoding mannose-1-phosphate guanylyltransferase, with protein sequence MENNYVVIMAGGVGSRFWPFSRQNFPKQFQDILGTGRSMIQQTVDRFEGICPKENVYVVTNESYYDLIKEHLPFIADHQILLEPARKNTAPCIAYACYKIYADNPDANILVAPSDHVIMNMQEFQRVCKVVLDSAEHTDSLITLGIKPSRPDTGYGYIQAELDGSQGDLFKVKNFTEKPNLEKAEQFLASGDYLWNAGIFIWKAATIISQFEQHLPEVAALFQKVMPYYHTDEEAKYIHEIYPQCPDISIDYGIMEHAESVYVMPSDFGWSDLGTWKSLFELADKDEDTNVLQGDVVTYETKNSIIKTPKERLVIVQGLENYIVAEKDDVLIICQKDQEQRIKEFVKNISETRGDKYN
- a CDS encoding Re/Si-specific NAD(P)(+) transhydrogenase subunit alpha, with the protein product MQIGVLKELHDQRVAITPDLVKKLVKSGHEVVFESGAGAKAFAQDDAYEAAGAKAQNREAVVASSDLLMTIKPIAKEEIAQLKDGAVLVSQFQPFQDAAVCDDFSTKNLSTFSFDMIPRTTIAQSMDILSSMASISGYKAVLKATEALPRYVPMLSSAAGTIPPSKVLILGAGVAGLQAIATAKRLGGQVEAFDTRAASKEEVMSLGAKFVEVAGAADDKGAGGYAVEQSEEYKQKQQALIKEKIQKADIVITTAQLRGRPAPTLITEEMVQNMKPGSVIVDLASSTGGNCPLTEDKKSVVKHGVTIIGDSELSDLLPEQASQLYSRNIENYLKIFLNEEGISYDFENQIIRESCLVFKGKKVYGDTDQLLPKKEEVAESVEA
- a CDS encoding NAD(P) transhydrogenase subunit alpha → MELLINFLDQYLAIITVLVLASFLGMEIIGKVPTVLHTPLMSGANAISGVVVIGAVILIRRAEATDYITLVLGFLGIVLAMINVVGGFAVTNRMLDMFKKKKK
- a CDS encoding NAD(P)(+) transhydrogenase (Re/Si-specific) subunit beta, with translation MNNIIDFLYLISIVVFIVGLKGLSHPETARKGNLTAAFAMGAAIIISLFAPMEAGDNNYLWIIGGMLVGSAIGLTAAKKVEMTKMPEMVSLFNGLGGACAMLIGIVEFKHLPAGTEMVSGAVFANIFALFIGAVSFTGSLIAWGKLNGSLRDNLKLPFPQVLNILTLVAIIGASALLMSKPELDFNLVFAILGLSLFYGVAFVTPIGGGDMPVVISLLNSFTGIGATGAGLIYGNDIMIVGGILVGASGIILTVMMCEAMNRSLINVIIGGLGASSGGSGSDREQVVKEVNPSDLAIQLKYSDKVTIVPGYGLAVAQAQHICHEIESILEEEGVEVKYAIHPVAGRMPGHMNVLLAESDVSYDKLQELEAANSEFPTTDVVLVIGANDVVNPSAKEDTASPIYGMPILDVELAKNVVVFKRGMSTGYAGVQNPLFFGDRTKMLFGDAKASLTKLKEEIANA